Proteins encoded in a region of the Eulemur rufifrons isolate Redbay chromosome 15, OSU_ERuf_1, whole genome shotgun sequence genome:
- the RPP21 gene encoding ribonuclease P protein subunit p21 isoform X1 → MAGQVKDREAFQRLNFLYQAAHCVLAQDPENQALARFYCHTERTIAKRLVLRRDPSVKRTLCRGCSSPLIPGLTCTQRQRRGRGQRWTVQTCLTCQRSQRFLNDPEHLLWGDRPEAQLGSQADAKPPQPLTTIAHPIPAHLPEEKVQPQGTSDQ, encoded by the exons ATGGCCGGGCAGGTGAAGGACCGCGAGGCCTTCCAGAGGCTCAACTTCCTGTACCAG GCCGCCCACTGTGTCCTCGCGCAGGACCCCGAGAACCAGGCGCTGGCGCGGTTTTACTGCCACACGGAGAGGACCATCGCGAAGCGGCTGGTCTTGCGCCG GGACCCCTCGGTGAAGAGGACTCTCTGTCGCGGCTGCTCTTCCCCGCTCATCCCGGGCCTCACCTGCACTCAGCGCCAGAGAC GCGGCAGGGGACAGCGCTGGACAGTACAGACCTGCCTAACATGCCAACGAAGCCAGCGGTTCCTCAATGACCCAGAGCATCTGCTCTGGGGAGATAGGCCCGAGGCCCAGCTGGGGAGCCAGGCAG ATGCCAAACCACCACAGCCCTTGACAACCATAGCCCACCCCATTCCAGCCCACCTTCCTGAGGAGAAAGTGCAGCCTCAGGGCACCAGTGACCAGTGA
- the RPP21 gene encoding ribonuclease P protein subunit p21 isoform X2 translates to MAGQVKDREAFQRLNFLYQAAHCVLAQDPENQALARFYCHTERTIAKRLVLRRDPSVKRTLCRGCSSPLIPGLTCTQRQRRGRGQRWTVQTCLTCQRSQRFLNDPEHLLWGDRPEAQLGSQAGERCQTTTALDNHSPPHSSPPS, encoded by the exons ATGGCCGGGCAGGTGAAGGACCGCGAGGCCTTCCAGAGGCTCAACTTCCTGTACCAG GCCGCCCACTGTGTCCTCGCGCAGGACCCCGAGAACCAGGCGCTGGCGCGGTTTTACTGCCACACGGAGAGGACCATCGCGAAGCGGCTGGTCTTGCGCCG GGACCCCTCGGTGAAGAGGACTCTCTGTCGCGGCTGCTCTTCCCCGCTCATCCCGGGCCTCACCTGCACTCAGCGCCAGAGAC GCGGCAGGGGACAGCGCTGGACAGTACAGACCTGCCTAACATGCCAACGAAGCCAGCGGTTCCTCAATGACCCAGAGCATCTGCTCTGGGGAGATAGGCCCGAGGCCCAGCTGGGGAGCCAGGCAGGTGAGAG ATGCCAAACCACCACAGCCCTTGACAACCATAGCCCACCCCATTCCAGCCCACCTTCCTGA